TTATTTTTATGACAGGAATCATGAtgtattttacatttatgtGTTTTTAATCTGCAGATTTGTTGTTAAGTAGAGTAACACCTCATGTCCTAGCTCATGTTAGGAGGTTACTAAACTCAAAGATGGGTTCTATTGAGATGGAAACATTTCAGTTGGACCCGACACCCCAAATTTGGTCGAAAACTATGAAAGCAGTGACAGATCCGTATGCTGTTGAGAAAATGGCTGAACAAGTTTTACATCAGCTATATGCTGAGCATGCAAGTGATGTTGAAGCTTTCTGGACTATTTGGACGTTGTTTCATCGCAATGTAATACATCAGGCATCAGTGAGGCAAGCAAAATGATTTCTATGACAGCGTAATTCTTTGTTGAGATACCCCTTTTTCCTTGATCATTACCGTCTTAATGATTTGAAATAGTGCTGTTTGACATAGGGAAACGATTTgctgtcttttgttttttcccagTTTAGTCAATTTTGCAAATAATtttgtgtaatttgttttttcaggTCCATATTTGTTGACAAATTTTTGCTATGGAAAGTGTTTCCCATCCGTTGTCTGCGATGGATCTTACAATTTTCAGTTCTTGAGTGCCCACCGCTTACTAATACACTTGCTAAAGGTGATGTCGTGCAAGGACTGCTTGAGACAACACAGCGACTAGCCTCAGTTTGGTCAAAAGGGGAGTTTCTGCAGTCCGTCCCGTTTGAGCAGCAAGCGTGtatcctcttctttcttttaaatgcATATGAATAGATCACTATTTTAATAGGGTTTTCTGTATTCTCAAATATTTGGACGGTGAAGCAATGATTTAACCTTCCTGCTACTGCTTTAGACTTCTGTTTCCCGTAACATTGATGTTGCAGATATAACTGCAGCTCTTGGACTTTGCCTGGAGAACATGTCAAGAGAGGAACTAGATAGAACGAAGGATGTAATGCACAGTATTCTTCAAGGAGTTAGCTGTACGAATTTATCTCTTTTGGTATCTTTGGTAAAGAAATTAAACGCTTCTGTGGTCTTATTTCTCGTGCTTATTGTTGTCAACAGGTAGACTGGAGAACCCAGGAGATCTGGTACGGAAAATGGCTAGCTCTATTGCCTTTATGTTCTCTAAAGTAATTGACCCGAAGAATCCTCTGTACCTTGATGATTCATTCACTGGGAATGCAATTGACTGGGAATTTGGATTGCAAACGGCTGTGGGAGGGGTCCCGTCAGTCACAAATACAATGGAAAGTGAAGATGGTGAAACCAAAACATCAGCCTCCTTAACTGAAGTAAATGGCTCTAGCCGCAGagacaaggaaaagaaaaatcgCAAGAGCAAGAACATATCTGATTTTGTATTGGCTGATCCAGATGAAATAGTTGATTTGGCTACCTTAAACTGTGAAACAGAGAGTGATAAAGATGATGACAACGCAAGTGTCAGCTCTGATAATTCAAGTGTCACTTCTTTGGAGCCATATGATCTATTAGATGATGACAAGGATTTAGGGAAACAATTTACACATTTGGTCGATGTTGTTGGAGCTCTTCGGAAAACTGATGATGTTGATGGGGTACGTAACTACAGAGAGAATTGTCTGCGACGTTAAATCTTTTCATTATAAGAtggtaatatttatatttcgtGCTGCAGGTGGAGAAAGCTATATTTGTTGCAGAGAAACTTGTGCGAGCATCACCTGATGAACTGACTCATATAGNTAATtttgtgtaatttgttttttcaggTCCATATTTGTTGACAAATTTTTGCTATGGAAAGTGTTTCCCATCCGTTGTCTGCGATGGATCTTACAATTTTCAGTTCTTGAGTGCCCACCGGTTACTAATACACTTGCTAAAGGTGATGTCATGCAAGGACTGCTTGAGACAACACAGCGACTAGCCTCAGTTTGGTCAAAAGGGGAGTTTCTGCAGTCCGTCCCATTGGAGCAGCAAGCTTGtatcctcttctttcttttaaatgcATATGAATAGATCACTATTTTAATAGGGTTTTCTGTATTCTCAAATATTTGGACGGTGAAGCAATGATTTAACCTTCCTGCTACTGCTTTAGACTTCTGTTTCCCGTAACATTGATGTTGCAGATATAACTGCAGCTCTTGGACTTTGCCTGGAGAACATGTCAAGAGAGGAACTAGATAGAACGAAGGATGTAATGCACAGTATTCTTCAAGGAGTTAGCTGTACGAATTTATCTCTTTTGGTATCTTTGGTAAAGAAATTAAACGCTTCTGTGGTCTTATTTCTCGTGCTTATTGTTGTCAACAGGTAGACTGGAGAACCCAGGAGATCTGGTACGGAAAATGGCTAGCTCTATTGCCTTTATGTTCTCTAAAGTAATTGACCCGAAGAATCCTCTGTACCTTGATGATTCATTCACTGGGAATGCAATTGACTGGGAATTTGGATTGCAAACGGCTGTGGGAGGGGTCCCGTCAGTCACAAATACAATGGAAAGTGAAGATGGTGAAACCAAAACATCAGCCTCCTTAACTGAAGTAAATGGCTCTAGCCGCAGagacaaggaaaagaaaaatcgCAAGAGCAAGAACATATCTGATTTTGTATTGGCTGATCCAGATGAAATAGTTGATTTGGCTACCTTAAACTGTGAAACAGAGAGTGATAAAGATGATGACAACGCAAGTGTCAGCTCTGATAATTCAAGTGTCACTTCTTTGGAGCCATATGATCTATTAGATGATGACAAGGATTTAGGGAAACAATTTACACATTTGGTCGATGTTGTTGGAGCTCTTCGGAAAACTGATGATGTTGATGGGGTACGTAACTACAGAGAGAATTGTCTGCGACGTTAAATCTTTTCATTATAAGATGgtaatttttatatttcgtGCTGCAGGTGGAGAAAGCTATATTTGTTGCAGAGAAACTTGTGCGAGCATCACCTGATGAACTGACTCATATAGCTGGTGATCTTGCTCGAACTCTTATACAGGTTCGCTGCTCTGATATAACAAttgaaggtgaagaagattcAGCAGAAGAGAAGCGGCAAAGGGCTCTAATTGCATTGCTCGTGACCCGTCCATTTGAATCCCTTGAAACCCTTAACAGTAGTTTGTATTCGCCTAATGTAGATGTAAGTCAGCGCATAATGATACTTGATGTCATGGCTGAAGCAGCTCGGGAGCTTGCTAATTCCAAGACCCTGAAACCTAAAGACGATTCACGGGGACCTCTGATATCAAGTATATCAGATCCTCAGCCTTGGTATTTGCCTAGCAATGCGAGTACTCCATGGAAAAAGGTCTCCGAGACAGGATCTTTTCACCTGAATTGGGCAAATCGATTTGAGAGAGAGCTACAGTCAAAACCTGGACAGACGAAGAAAGGAAAAAGTCGAAGGTGGAGCCTCAAACCAGCAGACAGAGATCAAAACAGTACTGACTGGTCTCAGAATAGATTTCCACTATATGCGGCAGCATTTATGCTTCCAGCCATGAAAGAGTTTGACAAGAAACGACATGGTGTTGACTTACTTGGCAGGGACTTTATCGTCCTTGGGAAACTTGTTCACATGCTCGGCGTCTGTATGCAATGTGCATCAATGCATCCAGAAGCATCTGTATTAGCTATCTCTCTTCTAGATATGTTACAACGAAGGTGCGTCATCACTTTTTATCTTATTGATCTTCTTATATTCAAGCTTTTGCATATATACTGAATATTTGTTTACTTTGCTTTTGCATATATACTGAATATTTGTTTACTTTAACCAATTCAATACAGGGAAGTATGCAATCACCCAGAAGCCTATGTTCGAAGAGCGGTCCTTTTTGCAGCCTCTTCTGTTTTGGTCGCCCTTAACCCGTCTTACATAGTCTCAACCTTGGTTGAAGGAAATCTTGATCTTTCCAGAGCTCTTGAATGGATCAGAACGTGGGCTCTTCAAATAGCTGACTCAGACATCGACCGAGACTGTTACACGGTAAGTCATACATTCTCCCAAGGAAATAAAGAGTCTGGGTTTTTTTATTAGCTCACAACGTGATCAAGTTACAATTTAGCTTATTCGTTGTGTTGTATTAGATGGCTTTGTCATGTCTCCAACTCCATGCCGAGATGGCTCTACAAACTTCTCGAGCTTTAGAATCAACTGGCGGAAGTAGCGGCAGCAGCACTGGATCAGTAAACATAAGTCTACCTTCTGTTATCTCTAAGCTGACATCAATCAATATCAAACTCCCTTCTTCAAATGTTCATCTCTAGAAACTTCAGTCCCATTAATTTGGCTATAATCGCTTCTGTATAGTAACATTTCTTCACTAAAGAACTCATTTGTTAATCGATTTTTGATACCTATTACAAAGTTTTGGGATTTGATATGTGACCATGTTCCTGATTAGTGATTACAGAGCCAGATACCAAACTGATTTCTCTATATTAGGATTGATGAAAAACAGATTAACAAAATCTGATTCAGCAGCTGACCACTGTTTCAACTTTAGATACGATTACAGATGCTTAAAATAGATACTTTCATCTTCCTAAGGTTCAGAATATTTCCATTTATATATCTGACTGAACTAATCAATGATGCAaaagatattaattatttgcCGCTAAACAAGATTAACAACAGGCAGCCCCGGGAGAAAAACATAACAACAGTTTGATAGATGtatcaaagaacaaagaaaaaaaacccttagATTCCTCCTGATGAAGTTTGAGATTCCATACCAACTGGTAACTTATTCAGAATCTCTTTACTCTTTTGAATCTTTCCAAATTCATCTTCTCATATTCCAAGCTGGACCTAATCTTCTGCGCTATGCTGATGTGTTAAAGCCATTAGAAATTATCTCTTCAGTCAATGAATGGTTCCTAAAGAATCAAGCTTGTCACAGAACTCTTCCAAGTCTTTATGGCTAAACCAATCCTCTTTCATCTGCAAATCATAAGCGAAACCGGGCAGGACATTTCAAGatccaccaaaaacaaaaagccacTTATCGTAAACAACTATATAATGTTCATTGAATgataaacttacaaaatatggcATATCATCAACGCTGAATTTCTCAGGGGCATCTTCTATGAACCGCTGGATGTAGTAGAGGACAAAGCTCCCACATTCCACATCATTTGTCTGCTGTGGAACCTGCAATGATGATAAGTCAGTCCAATTCTGAGATATAAGaatcaagaaatatatataacttggtAGATGCACTCAATTACCACTGGCACATGGAGCGGGATTTCATCAACCAATCTTGGGTCTTCTGTTCTTCCCTCAGTTCTATACACGTCCAACACAAACctgaaatcaaagaagaagcacAAACATATTATCTATCACACAAGCTTTTACACAACAATATCATTCTTCTTTGCTGAAGCTTGgaaaaagaacaagagagagtACTCA
The sequence above is drawn from the Camelina sativa cultivar DH55 chromosome 4, Cs, whole genome shotgun sequence genome and encodes:
- the LOC104783903 gene encoding telomere length regulation protein TEL2 homolog isoform X1, whose amino-acid sequence is MAEATKQERNLQKILLEKVAEAIYAIADAKHVDQVIPSIHSVAVLLFPVDPSLFSGTFELTFCIWSATQVCSSVASSVDDRNDWLETFYRGVAFPTFARVLLLDVASDWLSCFPISVKKHLYDVFFLDGPVIEVVQVLVPFLHRVENGGFDTNSVQTNVERLLILCLLENAGLIKITKEIGDSYQGDISRNGSLKSLLSRLSQILTSIPDKARLKSPPLLSSHLYFKHITDQLLQILDDRASCTEANSTVIVLSFVGEIFSRICRRGLSDLLLSRVTPHVLAHVRRLLNSKMGSIEMETFQLDPTPQIWSKTMKAVTDPYAVEKMAEQVLHQLYAEHASDVEAFWTIWTLFHRNVIHQASVRSIFVDKFLLWKVFPIRCLRWILQFSVLECPPLTNTLAKGDVVQGLLETTQRLASVWSKGEFLQSVPFEQQAYITAALGLCLENMSREELDRTKDVMHSILQGVSCRLENPGDLVRKMASSIAFMFSKVIDPKNPLYLDDSFTGNAIDWEFGLQTAVGGVPSVTNTMESEDGETKTSASLTEVNGSSRRDKEKKNRKSKNISDFVLADPDEIVDLATLNCETESDKDDDNASVSSDNSSVTSLEPYDLLDDDKDLGKQFTHLVDVVGALRKTDDVDGVEKAIFVAEKLVRASPDELTHIAGDLARTLIQVRCSDITIEGEEDSAEEKRQRALIALLVTRPFESLETLNSSLYSPNVDVSQRIMILDVMAEAARELANSKTLKPKDDSRGPLISSISDPQPWYLPSNASTPWKKVSETGSFHLNWANRFERELQSKPGQTKKGKSRRWSLKPADRDQNSTDWSQNRFPLYAAAFMLPAMKEFDKKRHGVDLLGRDFIVLGKLVHMLGVCMQCASMHPEASVLAISLLDMLQRREVCNHPEAYVRRAVLFAASSVLVALNPSYIVSTLVEGNLDLSRALEWIRTWALQIADSDIDRDCYTMALSCLQLHAEMALQTSRALESTGGSSGSSTGSVNISLPSVISKLTSINIKLPSSNVHL
- the LOC104783903 gene encoding telomere length regulation protein TEL2 homolog isoform X3, whose product is MTEMIGWRLSTEGLRFQRLLGFCCLASFIKIHFFCLYVASDWLSCFPISVKKHLYDVFFLDGPVIEVVQVLVPFLHRVENGGFDTNSVQTNVERLLILCLLENAGLIKITKEIGDSYQGDISRNGSLKSLLSRLSQILTSIPDKARLKSPPLLSSHLYFKHITDQLLQILDDRASCTEANSTVIVLSFVGEIFSRICRRGLSDLLLSRVTPHVLAHVRRLLNSKMGSIEMETFQLDPTPQIWSKTMKAVTDPYAVEKMAEQVLHQLYAEHASDVEAFWTIWTLFHRNVIHQASVRSIFVDKFLLWKVFPIRCLRWILQFSVLECPPLTNTLAKGDVVQGLLETTQRLASVWSKGEFLQSVPFEQQAYITAALGLCLENMSREELDRTKDVMHSILQGVSCRLENPGDLVRKMASSIAFMFSKVIDPKNPLYLDDSFTGNAIDWEFGLQTAVGGVPSVTNTMESEDGETKTSASLTEVNGSSRRDKEKKNRKSKNISDFVLADPDEIVDLATLNCETESDKDDDNASVSSDNSSVTSLEPYDLLDDDKDLGKQFTHLVDVVGALRKTDDVDGVEKAIFVAEKLVRASPDELTHIAGDLARTLIQVRCSDITIEGEEDSAEEKRQRALIALLVTRPFESLETLNSSLYSPNVDVSQRIMILDVMAEAARELANSKTLKPKDDSRGPLISSISDPQPWYLPSNASTPWKKVSETGSFHLNWANRFERELQSKPGQTKKGKSRRWSLKPADRDQNSTDWSQNRFPLYAAAFMLPAMKEFDKKRHGVDLLGRDFIVLGKLVHMLGVCMQCASMHPEASVLAISLLDMLQRREVCNHPEAYVRRAVLFAASSVLVALNPSYIVSTLVEGNLDLSRALEWIRTWALQIADSDIDRDCYTMALSCLQLHAEMALQTSRALESTGGSSGSSTGSVNISLPSVISKLTSINIKLPSSNVHL
- the LOC104783903 gene encoding telomere length regulation protein TEL2 homolog isoform X2 codes for the protein MAEATKQERNLQKILLEKVAEAIYAIADAKHVDQVIPSIHSVAVLLFPVDPSLFSGSIGEKYRERVCSSVASSVDDRNDWLETFYRGVAFPTFARVLLLDVASDWLSCFPISVKKHLYDVFFLDGPVIEVVQVLVPFLHRVENGGFDTNSVQTNVERLLILCLLENAGLIKITKEIGDSYQGDISRNGSLKSLLSRLSQILTSIPDKARLKSPPLLSSHLYFKHITDQLLQILDDRASCTEANSTVIVLSFVGEIFSRICRRGLSDLLLSRVTPHVLAHVRRLLNSKMGSIEMETFQLDPTPQIWSKTMKAVTDPYAVEKMAEQVLHQLYAEHASDVEAFWTIWTLFHRNVIHQASVRSIFVDKFLLWKVFPIRCLRWILQFSVLECPPLTNTLAKGDVVQGLLETTQRLASVWSKGEFLQSVPFEQQAYITAALGLCLENMSREELDRTKDVMHSILQGVSCRLENPGDLVRKMASSIAFMFSKVIDPKNPLYLDDSFTGNAIDWEFGLQTAVGGVPSVTNTMESEDGETKTSASLTEVNGSSRRDKEKKNRKSKNISDFVLADPDEIVDLATLNCETESDKDDDNASVSSDNSSVTSLEPYDLLDDDKDLGKQFTHLVDVVGALRKTDDVDGVEKAIFVAEKLVRASPDELTHIAGDLARTLIQVRCSDITIEGEEDSAEEKRQRALIALLVTRPFESLETLNSSLYSPNVDVSQRIMILDVMAEAARELANSKTLKPKDDSRGPLISSISDPQPWYLPSNASTPWKKVSETGSFHLNWANRFERELQSKPGQTKKGKSRRWSLKPADRDQNSTDWSQNRFPLYAAAFMLPAMKEFDKKRHGVDLLGRDFIVLGKLVHMLGVCMQCASMHPEASVLAISLLDMLQRREVCNHPEAYVRRAVLFAASSVLVALNPSYIVSTLVEGNLDLSRALEWIRTWALQIADSDIDRDCYTMALSCLQLHAEMALQTSRALESTGGSSGSSTGSVNISLPSVISKLTSINIKLPSSNVHL
- the LOC104783903 gene encoding telomere length regulation protein TEL2 homolog isoform X4, with product MAEATKQERNLQKILLEKVAEAIYAIADAKHVDQVIPSIHSVAVLLFPVDPSLFSGSIGEKYRERVCSSVASSVDDRNDWLETFYRGVAFPTFARVLLLDVASDWLSCFPISVKKHLYDVFFLDGPVIEVVQVLVPFLHRVENGGFDTNSVQTNVERLLILCLLENAGLIKITKEIGDSYQGDISRNGSLKSLLSRLSQILTSIPDKARLKSPPLLSSHLYFKHITDQLLQILDDRASCTEANSTVIVLSFVGEIFSRICRRGLSDLLLSRVTPHVLAHVRRLLNSKMGSIEMETFQLDPTPQIWSKTMKAVTDPYAVEKMAEQVLHQLYAEHASDVEAFWTIWTLFHRNVIHQASVRSIFVDKFLLWKVFPIRCLRWILQFSVLECPPVTNTLAKGDVMQGLLETTQRLASVWSKGEFLQSVPLEQQAYITAALGLCLENMSREELDRTKDVMHSILQGVSCRLENPGDLVRKMASSIAFMFSKVIDPKNPLYLDDSFTGNAIDWEFGLQTAVGGVPSVTNTMESEDGETKTSASLTEVNGSSRRDKEKKNRKSKNISDFVLADPDEIVDLATLNCETESDKDDDNASVSSDNSSVTSLEPYDLLDDDKDLGKQFTHLVDVVGALRKTDDVDGVEKAIFVAEKLVRASPDELTHIAGDLARTLIQVRCSDITIEGEEDSAEEKRQRALIALLVTRPFESLETLNSSLYSPNVDVSQRIMILDVMAEAARELANSKTLKPKDDSRGPLISSISDPQPWYLPSNASTPWKKVSETGSFHLNWANRFERELQSKPGQTKKGKSRRWSLKPADRDQNSTDWSQNRFPLYAAAFMLPAMKEFDKKRHGVDLLGRDFIVLGKLVHMLGVCMQCASMHPEASVLAISLLDMLQRREVCNHPEAYVRRAVLFAASSVLVALNPSYIVSTLVEGNLDLSRALEWIRTWALQIADSDIDRDCYTMALSCLQLHAEMALQTSRALESTGGSSGSSTGSVNISLPSVISKLTSINIKLPSSNVHL